CGAGGGGACCTGGATCGACGATCCGGGCCCCTTCCGTCGCGCGCCGGCCGTTCACGGCACCGGCTGCGCCCGGCAGTCCGGTGGTGATGGCCTTCCGCGCCCAGGCGTAGTGGTTCCCGCCGCACTCGAGGCAGAACTCCCCGAGGTGCGACCCCCGGGTCCACGGGTACGCCTCGACGTCGAACAGCTCCTCGTCGGAGTGGGCCCGCAGCAGGCGCTGCAGACCCGCGTGGGAGAGGTCGAGGCGGTACTCGACGTCTTCGAGCGTCGCGTGCTGCCAGCGATCGCGGAGCACGACGTTGAGAGCGTCGAGCTCGCGCCAGGAGTACCCGTCGGCGGGAATCGCGGGCGAGCCGCCGATCATTCCGTCCTCGTACCAGCCCTCGAGAAGCAGATGCCAGGCGAGCAGGTGGGCGAGGACGTCGCGCACATTGCGGTCGCGAGCGTCGCCCGCGAACGCCTCGTCGATGCGCCCGTCGACGCGCAGCTGATCGACGAGCGCCTTGAGCTGCGCGAATTCATCGTCGTTGCGCTGGATGAGAGCATCCCGCTGGTCCGTCGCCATCCGGTTCCCGCCTTCCCGCCACCTCGCGTGGCCGCCCCGCAGCCCGTGCTCACGATACGCTCGCGCGTTGCCGCGCGCGCCGAGGCCTCATCCTTCGCGGCGGAGGCCCGTCCACTCCCGCAGCCGCTCGAGGGGCCACGTCGTCACGATCCGCTCGGCCGGGACCCCGAGTCGCTCGGCGCGCTCGGCGCCGTAGTCGATGAGCGAGAGCTGCCCCGGCGCGTGAGCGTCCGAGTCGATCGAGAAGAGGCATCCGAGCTCCATCGCGAGGCCGATCATCCCGTCGGGCGGGTCCTGGCGCTCGGGGCGGGAGTTGATCTCGACCGCGACGCCGTGCGCGGCGCAGGCCTCGAACACCGCCTCGGCGTCGAACGTGGACTGCGGGCGCGTGCCGCGAGAGCCCTCCACCAGGCGGCCCGTCACGTGCCCGAGCACGTCGACGCGGGGGTTCGACACCGCTGCGACGAGTCGGCCCGTCATGGGCGCCTTCTCCATCCGCAGCTTCGAGTGCGCCGACGCGACGACGATGTCGAGCTCGTCGAGGAGATCGGGCTCTTGGTCGAGCTCGCCCGCGTCGAGGATGTCGACCTCGATGCCCCACAGGAGCGTGAAGCCGTCGCGGCTCTCGGCGGCGACGACGCCGCGCTGCTCCCGCAGGCGCTCGGGAGAGAGGCCGTTCGCCACGCGCAGGCGCGGCGAGTGGTCGGTGAGCGCAAGGTACTCGTGCCCCAGCGACCGACCGGCAGCGGCCATCAGCTCGATCGAGGTGAGGCCGTCGGACCACTCGCTGTGGCTGTGCAGGTCGCCCTTGAGGAGCTTGCGCAGCGTCGATGCCCGCTCGACTCCGGCGCGCTCGCGCAGATCGACGAGGTAACCCGGCGTTCCGCCCTCCAGCGCCTCCTGGATGACCGCGAAGGTCGAGTCGCCGATGCCCTTGCGACGGCGGAGGGATGCGGCATCCCGGAGCTCCTCATCCGTCAGGCCGGCGATCGCGTCGGCTGCCGCGCGGAACGCCTTGGACTTGTACCGCGACGCACGTTCGCGCTCGAGGAGCGTCGCGATCTCGGTGAGGGCGTCGTACGGGTTCACGGCGTCTGTCGCGGTCCTGCGGTCCGTCGGGCCGCGCTCATGGGGCGGCGGCGAAGGCGGTCCGCTTGATCACGACGGGCGTGTCGGCGAGGCGGCGGATGGCCCATCCGAACAGGATCGCGAGGACGCCGACGGCGGCCGCGAAGAGGCACACCCCGTACGCCACCACCGAGGTGTAGAGCGATGCGCGGAGGAACGATGCCTGCATGACGGTGTTGCGCACCGGGTCGTCCTGGTCGAGTTCGGCGTAGGTCTTGCCGCCGGATGCCTCGAGCGCGTGTTTGTTGATGGTCTCGGCCTGCACGTACGCCGTGAGGGGGCCGGTCACCTGCTGACCCGCGAACGCCGAAGCGTCGTCGGGGACGGTGATGTTCTCGGCGGTGAGCTGGCTCGTCACCGCGATCCAGGCGATGATCGCGACGACGATCAGGAGGATGCCGGCGAGGATGCCGAGGATCCCCGCCGCCTTCACGAGGCCCACCCTCTTCACGGGCGGTTCGATCGCGTCGGCGGTGGCAGGTGCGTCGGTCATGTCGTCCTCCTCGGCGGGATGGCAGCTCCACGGGACACGCTAGCGGCGCCGTCCTCCGGGGCGGAAGAGCAGCCGCAGCGTGTCCGATGGCGCCGGATCAGCCCGCGAAGGAGCGAGTGGCGGTGACCCAGTCGTCGAGCTTCGCGGCGGCCCCGCCGTCGTCGATCGCCGCTGCAGCGTCGTCCCGCGCCTCGGCGAGGCGCTCGAGGATCGGACGCTGGACCTGCGTGGCATCCCGGAAGAGCCGGTAGGCCACGATGCCCGCCGCCGCGTTGAGGAGGACGATGTCGCGGACGGGGCCCTGCTCTCCGGCGAACACGCGGTGGACGACGGCGGCATTGTGCGCGGGGTCTCCGCCGAGGAGGTCACCGATCTCGGCGAGCGGGATGCCGAGGTCGCGCGGGTCGAGGTCGTGCTCGTGGATGTCGCCGCGGCTGACTTCCCACAGTCGCGAGTGGCCCGTCGTGGTGAGCTCGTCGAGCCCGTCGTCGCCGCGGAAGACGAGCGCCGTCGCACCGCGGGTCTGGAACACGCCGGTGATGAGCGGCACGCGGTCGAGGTGCGCGACGCCGACCGCGTTGGCCTCGGCGCGGGCGGGGTTGCACAGGGGACCGAGGAAGTTGAAGACGGTAGGCACGCCGAGCTCGGCGCGGGTGGGCCCGGCGTGCCGGAAGCCCGGGTGGAACGCGGAGGCGAACGCGAAGGTGATCCCGGCCCGGCCGAGCACCTCGGCGACCGAGTCCGGCGAGAGCGACAGATCGATGCCGAGCGCGCTCAGGACATCGCTCGACCCCGATGCCGAGCTCGCCGCCTTGTTGCCGTGCTTGACGACGGGGACTCCGGATGCCGCGGCCACGACGGCCGCCATGGTCGAGACGTTGACCGTGCCGAAGCGGTCGCCGCCCGTGCCCACGATGTCGAGGACGGCGGCGTCGACCGGCAGGGGCAGCGCGGCCTCGAGGATGGCGTCGCGGAACCCGACGATCTCGTCGACGGTCTCGCCCTTCGCCCGGAGCGCGACAAGGAATCCGCCGAGCTGCGAAGGCGTCGCCTCGCCCCTCATGATCTTGCGCATCGCCCACGTCGACTCAGAGACGCTCAGGTCGCGCTTGTCGAGCAATGTCGTGAAGATCTCGGGCCAGGTGTACAGCTCCGCCATAAGCCAGAAGCCTAGTCGGCGCCCTCCCAGGGCCCGCGGATGTGACGTCGGCCCGCGCACACCTCCCCCATGCCGAACTCACGGCGTTCTCTTAGGTGCGCCTAAGTTCGATCGAACCGAAATCGATCCCTCCCAGTGCGAATCTCCCCCTCGGAAGTCAGCCATAATGGGGAGCGTGACGACCACGCAAGCGACCTATTCCCAGGCGATGCGGTCCGTCAAGCGACCCGATCCGGTCGCCGTCGGAACCATCGTGTGGCTCGGCAGCGAGGTGATGTTCTTCGCGGGTCTCTTCGCGATCTACTTCACGCTGCGCAACACCTCCCCCGATCTGTGGGCCGAACGCACCGTCCTGCTCAACATCCCCTACGCGACGGTGAACACGATCATCCTCGTGCTCTCGTCCGTCACGTGCCAGATGGGCGTATTCGCCGCCGAGCGCTTCCAGTCCTATCGGACGGGCGGGTTCTTCGACGTCCGCAAGTGGGGCATGGTCGAGTGGTTCTACCTGACGTTCATCATGGGCGCGATCTTCGTTTCCGGTCAGGTCTGGGAGTACGCACAGCTCGTCACCGAGGGGATGCCGATCAATGCGGACTCGTACGCGTCGGCGTTCTACCTCACGACGGGCTTCCACGCGCTCCACGTCACGGGCGGGCTCATCGCGTTCCTGCTCGTGATCGGCCGCGCGTACGCCGTCAAGAACTTCGGGCGCAAGGAGATGACGACCTCGATCGTCGTCTCGTACTACTGGCACTTCGTGGATGTCGTGTGGATCGCCCTGTTCCTCGTCATCTACTTCCTGAAATAGAGCGGAGCTGTACCCCGACATGGCACGAGTGACCAAGCGCCGCTCCAACGGACGCCGCAGCCCCTGGGCCGCAGCGGCCCTCATCGGCATCGGCCTGCTCCTGACCGGAGGCGTCTACGCGGGCGCCTCGGCCGCGATGGCGAGCACCGGCGACACCCAGGTGAAGTCGGCCCTCACGGTCGAGGACGGCAAGAAGCTGTTCCAGGCCAACTGCGCGACCTGCCACGGCATGGACCTGCAGGGCACCGAGGCCGGCCCGTCGCTCTACGGAGTCGGTGAGCTCGCCGTCGAGTTCCAGGTCTCCACCGGGCGCATGCCGCTCGCGGCCCAGGCGCCGCAGGCTCCGCAGAAGCCCGTGCAGTTCACCGAGGACGAGATCAAGGCGATGGCCGCCTATGTGCAGGATCTCGCTCCCGGCCCCACGTACCCGTCCGAGGAGATCCTCGACGGCAAGGGCGACGTCGCCCGCGGTGCGGAGCTCTTCCGCATCAACTGCGCCATGTGCCACAACGTCGCCGGCGCCGGCGGCGCTCTCACCGAGGGCAAGTACGCACCGGCGCTCCACGAGACCAGCGCGCTGCACATGTATGCGGCGATGGTCACCGGACCCCAGAACATGCCGGTCTTCAGCGACATGAACCTCACGACGGAGGACAAGCGCGACATCATCTCGTCGCTGCTCTTCCAGCAGGATTCGGTGTCGGTGGGTGGCTTCACACTGGGATCGCTCGGTCCTGTCTCGGAGGGTCTGTTCATCTGGATCTTCGGCATCGGGACGCTCATCGCGATCACCGTGTGGATCACCGCGAAGTCCAACTGACGTATCACTGACGAGAGCACCAAGAGGAGAACCATGGACCACGAGGACGACCCGCTCGAGCACGAGAGGGCTTCCTGGAAGCCTTCGTCGGGGCTCGCGGTCGCGGTCCCCGACAAGGTGCTGACACCGGAGCTCCCGCCGCACCGCGAGCGGATGACCGACAAAGACCCGGCCGCCATGAAGCGCGCCGTGCGCACGGTGTACACGCTGTTCTACCTGTCGGTCGCCGCCAGCATCTGGGCGATCGCGGCCTACATGCTGTTCCCGATCGAAGACGGCTCGCTCGTCAGCGTTCGCGACAACAACCTCTTCGTCGGCCTCGGCATCGCCCTCGCCCTCCTGGCCATCGGCATCGCCGGGATCCACTGGTCCAAGGCGATCATGTCCGACAAGGAGTTCATCGAGCCCCGTCACGCGACGCGCGGCCGTGACTCCACGCGCGCGGCAGCGGTCAAGGCGTTCGAGGACGCCAACGAGGAGTCCGGCTTCGGCCGCCGCGCGATGATCCGCAACTCGCTCATCGCCGCCGTGGTGGCGTCGGTGCTCCCTGGGGTGACGCTGTTCCGCGGTCTCGCCCCGCAGAACGTCAACCCCGTAGAAGAGCTCAGCCACACGATGTGGGAGAAGGGCATGCGCCTCGCACGCGACCCCGAGGGCACGCCCATCCGCGCGTCCGAGGTCACCCTGGGCTCGGCCTTCCACGTCATCCCCGAGGCTCTCGCCGACGTCGACCACAGCGAGGGCTACCTCGAGGCCAAGGCGAAGGCGATCGTCCTGCTGATGCGTCTGCTGCCCGAGCAGCTCCCTCCGAGCGAGAACAAGATCGAGTGGTCGTACGACGGGATCGTCGCCTACTCCAAGGTCTGCACGCACGTCGGCTGCCCCGTGGCCCTCTACGAGCAGCAGACCCACCACCTGCTGTGCCCGTGCCACCAGTCGCAGTTCGACGTGTCGCGCAGCGCAGCGGTCATCTTCGGCCCTGCGGCCCGCCCGCTCCCGCAGCTGCCCATCACCGTCGACGACGAGGGCTACCTGGTCGCGCAGAGCGACTTCACCGAACCCGTCGGCCCGAGCTTCTGGGAGCGCCATTGAGTACCGGGACTCACCCCACTGAGAACGTGACGCTCGAACCCGCGAGCGCACCCGGCCCGACGCGCGACAAGCCTCTCGGCGGACGCTTCGTCGGCGCCGCGTCGAACTACATCGACGAGCGCACGAGTCTCTCCGGCTTCGTCAAGGAGCTCGGCCGCAAGATCTTCCCCGACCACTGGTCGTTCATGCTCGGCGAGATCGCGCTGTGGAGCTTCGTCGTCGTGCTGCTCTCGGGCACGTTCCTGACGTTCTTCTTCCAGGCCTCGATGGTCCCGACCCACTACACGGGTGCGTACCTCCCGATGCGCGGCGTCGAGATGTCGGCGGCGCTCGACTCCACCCTTCGCCTGTCGTTCGACATCCGAGGCGGGCTGCTCGTCCGTCAGATCCACCACTGGGCGGCTCTGACGTTCGTCGCAGGCATCGGCGTGCACATGCTCCGGGTGTTCTTCACCGGCGCGTTCCGCAAGCCCCGCGAGCTCAACTGGGTCATCGGCTTCGTCCTGTTCATCCTCGCGATGGGCGAGGGCTTCACGGGCTACTCACTGCCGGACGACCTGCTCTCGGGCAACGGCCTCCGCATCATCGACGGCATGATCAAGGGCATCCCGCTCATCGGCACGTGGACCTCGTTCCTCCTCTTCGGCGGCGAGTTCCCCGGGGACCAGATCGTGGGCCGCCTCTACACGCTGCACATCCTGCTGCTGCCCGCGATCCTCGTCGGCCTGCTCGTGGTGCACCTCATGCTCATGGTCATCAACAAGCACACGCAGTTCGCCGGGCCCGCGCGCTCCAACAGCAATGTCGTGGGCTACCCGATGATGCCGGTGTACATGACCAAGATGGGCGGGTTCCTCTTCCTGACCTTCGGTGTCATCGTCCTGATCGCCTCGCTCTTCACGATCAACCCGATCTGGAACTACGGTCCGTACGACCCCTCCCCCGTCTCGGCCGGTACGCAGCCCGACTGGTACATCGGATTCGCCGACGGCATGCTGCGCCTCATCCCGCCGCACCTCGAGACGTACTGGTTCGGCTTCACGTGGTCGTGGAACATCCTGATCCCGCTCGGCGTGATCGGCCTGTTCATCGTGCTGGTGCTCATCTACCCGTTCATCGAGGCGTGGATCACGGGCGACAAGCGCGAGCACCACATCGCGCAGCGTCCCCGCAACGCGGCGACCCGCACGGCGATCGGCGCCGCCGGCGTCACGTTCTACGCGGTCATGTGGGCGGCGGCTTCGTCCGACCTCATCGCGACGCACTTCAAGCTCACGATGGAGGGCGTGATCCACACCCTCCAGGCGCTGCTCATCCTCGGGCCGATCATCGCCTACTTCGTGACGAAGCGCATGTGCATCGCGCTGCAGAAGAAGGACCGCGAGATCCTGCTCCACGGCTACGAGTCGGGCCGCATCGTCCGTCTCCCCGGCGGGGAGTACATCGAGGTGCACCAGCCGGTCGACCAGTTCGACCGCTGGAAGCTCGTCGAGTACGACGCCTACGAGCCGCTTGTGGTGCGCCCCAACTCGCGTGGTCGCATCCCGTGGCACGAGAACCTGCGTGCGGCGATCTCGCGCTGGTTCTTCGAGGATCGCCTCACGCCGGTGACCCAGGCCGAGCTCGACGCCGCCTCGGCGCACCAGCACCACGAGCTCGACCACATCGCCGACGAGAAGGATCTCGAGATCCAGGGCGCTCACGAGCGGGCCGGCGTGCCGGACGCCCCGCACGTCCCGATCGACGACGGCCGCCACGGCGAGACCGCGAACCGTCCCTCGAACGTCATCATCCCCGATGACGACGACTCGAACGGCCGCAGGCCCAAGAGCAGCTGAGTCTGCATCGGACGGATGCCCCGACACTCCCCTCGTGGGGGTGCCGGGGCATCCGTCATTCTGCGCGAAACGCTCCCCGCCGAGGTCGGCAGGAATCCGACCATCCACGTCCTCCCCGGGCGGTCCGGATCCGGATCCCCCTGATTAGCGTGGAGGCATGACCGAAGCGCTCGACTACTTCTCCGCCAAGCTCCGCCTCGAGACCGACGCCTCCGACGTCTACGAGGCACAGAAAGATGGTGAGGAGTTCGTCCTCGTCGATGTGCGCGGCGACGAGGCATGGGCTCAGGGACGCATCGCGGGTGCGGTGCACATGCCGTACCGGCAGATCGCCGAGCGTGCACCTCTTGAGCTCTCGAAGGACGTTCCCGTCGTCGTCTACTGCTGGAGCCCGGGCTGCAACGCCGCCACCAAGGGCGCGGTCGAGTTCGCCAAGCTGGGATACGCGGTACGGGAGATGATCGGCGGTTACGAGTACTGGGTGCGCGAGGGCCAGCCGACGGAGAACGACGAGGGCGCGCTCCCCCGCGTCTTCGATCCGCAGGTCAGAGTCGTGCGGGAGCGCGTCGGCGGCTGACTGCCTGCCCGCGCCGGCTCACGCGACCTACCGCGCCGGCTCAGGCCGACTCGAGTCCCTCGTCGAGGGACTCGATGAAGCGCCCCGACGCGGATCCGTAGAACGCAGGACGGTGAGCCCATTCGGGATCATCCACGATGTCGGCCACCACGACTGTGACGTTGTCCCGCGTGCCTGCGGCCAGCGCAAGCGCGACGATGCTGTCCGCGGCGGCCTGGGCATCGCCTACGGCGAGGAGACCGATGATCTCCTGGTCGGGCACGTAGTCGCTCAGGCCGTCGCTGCAGAGCATCCAGCGGTCGCCCGCGCGGGCCGGCCGTTCGATCAGAGCGATGCGGTCGTCCTCGGCGCCGCGGAGGGAGGCGGTGATGACATTGCGGTGCGGGTGGAACGCGGCATCCGCCGGCTGGACGACTCCACTGTCGATGAGGAGCTGGACGAACGAGTCGTCGCGTGTCTCACGCGACATGGCACCGTCGCGCAGCAGGTAGGCGCGTGAGTCGCCCGTATGGGCGAGCAGCAGGATGCCCGCAGGGCTGACGAAGAGGCCTGTGAAGGTCGTGGCCATGCCGTCGAGCGAGGGATCTCGTTCGACGAGGGCTCTGAGGTCCCAGTTCGCGATGCGCAGCAGAGTCGCGAGCTGCTCGACATCGACCGGGCCGCGGGCGCCGGCGACGAGCCGGTGGACGAACACCGACGACGCGATGTCGCCGGCGGGACCGCCCCCGACGCCATCGGCGACGGCAGCAGCCCAGGCGGCCGTGAACGCGGCGTCCTGATTGACGCTGCGGTGCGGGCCGACGTCTGATGCCGCCGCTGCGCGGAGCCCGAAGCTCGGTGAGATGATCGGCCGCTCAGCGCGCGAAGTGGCCGCGGTAGTACTCGTAGACCCAGCCGACGATCGCCACGACGAAAACGGCGAGACCGATCGGGAAGAGCCACACGCCGACGGCGAGCCCGAGGATGCCGAGAGCCGCCGCGAAGGCCAGCACGATGGGCCACCAGGACCACGGGCTGAACTCGCCGAGCTCCGGGTCGCCGTCGTCGATGTCGGCCGTCAGGACGTCCTCGGGCAGCTCGCCGCGCTGAGCACGATGCACGCGGCCGATGTAGAACGCGATGAGCGCTCCCATGAACGACGTGAACAGCAGTGCGACGCTGCCGACCCACTCGATCCGGTGGTACCACTCGGGCGCATCCGGATGCGCGATGATGCTCCAGGTCGAGTACACGACCGCCATGAGCAGGAAGAAGCCGCTCAGCAGCCACCAGAGACCGACGTTGGTGCGCACGTTACTTGACCTCTCCCTGAGCGGTGTCGACGACGGGGGCGTCGGGCGCGTCCTTGGCCGGGCCGACGCCGACCGGGATGCCGGCCTCGGGGTGGTTCAGGTCGAAGGCGGGACGCTCGCTGCGGATGCGCGGGATCGACGTGAAGTTGTGACGGGGCGGCGGGCACGAGGTCGCCCACTCGAGCGACGCGCCGTAGCCCCACGGGTCGTTGACGGTCACCTTGGGCGCCTTGCGGGCCGTGATCCACACGTTGAAGAGGAACGGGATCATCGACGCACCGAGGATCACGGCGCCGATCGTCGACACCTGGTTCTGCCAGGTGAAGCCGTCCTGCTCCGAGTAGTCGGCGTAGCGGCGCACCATCCCGTCGACGCCCAGCCAGTGCTGGATGAGGAACGTCATGTGGAAGCCGATGAACAGCATCCAGAAGTGCACGTATCCGAGTCGCTCGTTGAGCATGCGACCGGTCCACTTGGGCCACCAGAAGTAGAAGCCCGAGAACATCGCGAACACGACGGTGCCGAACACGACGTAGTGGAAGTGCGCGACGACGAAGTACGAGTCGGAGAGGTGGAAGTCGAGCGGAGGCGACGCGAGGATGACGCCGGTGAGGCCGCCGAAGACGAACGAGACGAGGAAGCCCAGAGCGAAGATCATCGGGGTCTCGAATGTGACCGAGCCGCGCCACATCGTGCCGATCCAGTTGAAGATCTTCACACCCGTGGGGACCGCGATCAGCATCGTCATGAGCGCGAAGAACGGCAGCAGGACGGCGCCCGTGACGTACATGTGGTGAGCCCACACCGCGACCGAGAGCGCCGCGATCGCGATCGTCGCGTAGACGAGCGTCTTGTAGCCGAAGATCGGCTTGCGGCTGAACACCGGGAACACCTCGGAGACGATGCCGAAGAACGGCAGCGCGATGATGTACACCTCGGGGTGGCCGAAGAACCAGAACAGGTGCTGCCACAGCAGGACGCCGCCGTTGGCGGGGTCGTAGATGTGCGCGCCGAGGACGCGGTCGGCGGCTGCTGCCAGGATCGCCGCGGCCAGCACGGGGAACGCCATCAGCACCAGGATGCTCGTGATGAGCGTGTTCCAGGAGAAGATCGGCATGCGCCACATCGTCATGCCCGGGGCACGCATCGTGATGATCGTGGTGACGAAGTTCACGGCGCCCAGGATCGTTCCGAAACCGCTCATGCCGAGGCCGAGCATCCAGAGATTGCCGCCGATGCCTGGCGAGAAGCTCGCGTTGGCGAGGGGCTGATACGCGAACCAGCCGAAGGCGGCCGCACCCTGCGGGGTGAGGAAGCCGGCGACGGCGATCGTCGAGCCGAAGAGGAAGAGCCAGAAGGCGAACGCGTTCAGACGCGGGAACGCCACGTCGGGCGCGCCGATCTGCAGCGGGAGGACGGCGTTGGCGAAGCCTGCGAACAGCGGCGTCGCGAACATGAGCAGCATGATCGTGCCGTGCATCGTGAAGAGCTGGTTGTACTGCTCTTTCGTCGGCACGATCTGCATGCCGGGCTCGAAGAGCTCGGCACGGATGATGAGTGCCATGACGCCGCCGAGCATGAAGAACAGCACGGAGGCGATCAGGTACATGTAGCCGATCGTCTTGTGGTCGGTGGAGGTGATCCACTTGACGATGATGTTGCCCTTGCGCTCGACGTTCGAGGCGCTGAGCAGTGCGGCCTGGCGAGGCGGCATCGTGGTGGGACGGCTCTGAGTCGTCTCCTGGAGTGGGAGCGTCGTTGCCATGATCAGTCGTTGTCCTCGTCGTCGGTGGTGGTCTCGCCGGTACCGGGCAGGTTGCCGAGGCGGTCGTACTCGTCGGTGATGCTGCCCGTCTGGCCCGCATCGCGGAGCGAGTCGAGGTACTGCTCGTACTCGTCCTCGCTCACGACCTTGACGTTGAACAGCATCGCGGAGTGGTACTCGCCGCAGAGCTCGGCGCACTTGCCCGCGTAGGTTCCCTCGCGGGTCGGCGTGAACGACCAGTAGTTCTCACGCCCGATGTACATGTCCTTCTTGTAGAGGAAGTCGATGATCCAGAAGGAGTGGATGACGTCGCGCGACTGCAGCTCGATCTTCACCGACTTGTCGACGGGGAGGTACAGCGTCGGGAGCTTCGACTGATCGACGTCGCCGTTCGCCGCAGGCTGGGCCTGCACGCCCATCGTCCAGACGGCGTCCGAGCCGTCCTCGTCCTCGCCGTTGTACTGGAAGTCCCACGCCCACTGCTTGCCGATGGCCGTGATCGTGACGTCGGGGTTCTCGGTCTGCGTCTCGAGGATCGCCTGGTCGCGCGCCGTGAAGGCGAAGAAGCCGATCACGAGGATGAGCGGCACGATCGTGTAGAAGATCTCGATCGGCATGTTGTAGCGCAGCTGCACGGGAAGGCCGGTCTGGCCCTTGCGACGGCGGTACACGATCGCCGCCCAGCCCATGAGACCCCACGTCACGATGCCCACGACGAGCAGGACGATCCAGGAGTTGACCCACAGGCCCGCGACCATGTCGGTGTGGTTCGTCGCCGGCTTCGCGTTCGGGTCTTCGAAGCCCGGAAGGAACCCGTGGAGCTCCGTCGAGCTGCATCCGGCCAGGACGGCTACCGCTGCGATCCCGACGGGTACCAGGGCCCAGCGGAGACGACGT
This genomic interval from Microbacterium sp. 4R-513 contains the following:
- the trpD gene encoding anthranilate phosphoribosyltransferase — protein: MAELYTWPEIFTTLLDKRDLSVSESTWAMRKIMRGEATPSQLGGFLVALRAKGETVDEIVGFRDAILEAALPLPVDAAVLDIVGTGGDRFGTVNVSTMAAVVAAASGVPVVKHGNKAASSASGSSDVLSALGIDLSLSPDSVAEVLGRAGITFAFASAFHPGFRHAGPTRAELGVPTVFNFLGPLCNPARAEANAVGVAHLDRVPLITGVFQTRGATALVFRGDDGLDELTTTGHSRLWEVSRGDIHEHDLDPRDLGIPLAEIGDLLGGDPAHNAAVVHRVFAGEQGPVRDIVLLNAAAGIVAYRLFRDATQVQRPILERLAEARDDAAAAIDDGGAAAKLDDWVTATRSFAG
- a CDS encoding Rieske 2Fe-2S domain-containing protein; protein product: MDHEDDPLEHERASWKPSSGLAVAVPDKVLTPELPPHRERMTDKDPAAMKRAVRTVYTLFYLSVAASIWAIAAYMLFPIEDGSLVSVRDNNLFVGLGIALALLAIGIAGIHWSKAIMSDKEFIEPRHATRGRDSTRAAAVKAFEDANEESGFGRRAMIRNSLIAAVVASVLPGVTLFRGLAPQNVNPVEELSHTMWEKGMRLARDPEGTPIRASEVTLGSAFHVIPEALADVDHSEGYLEAKAKAIVLLMRLLPEQLPPSENKIEWSYDGIVAYSKVCTHVGCPVALYEQQTHHLLCPCHQSQFDVSRSAAVIFGPAARPLPQLPITVDDEGYLVAQSDFTEPVGPSFWERH
- a CDS encoding ClbS/DfsB family four-helix bundle protein — protein: MATDQRDALIQRNDDEFAQLKALVDQLRVDGRIDEAFAGDARDRNVRDVLAHLLAWHLLLEGWYEDGMIGGSPAIPADGYSWRELDALNVVLRDRWQHATLEDVEYRLDLSHAGLQRLLRAHSDEELFDVEAYPWTRGSHLGEFCLECGGNHYAWARKAITTGLPGAAGAVNGRRATEGARIVDPGPLAVSRRR
- a CDS encoding cytochrome c, which translates into the protein MARVTKRRSNGRRSPWAAAALIGIGLLLTGGVYAGASAAMASTGDTQVKSALTVEDGKKLFQANCATCHGMDLQGTEAGPSLYGVGELAVEFQVSTGRMPLAAQAPQAPQKPVQFTEDEIKAMAAYVQDLAPGPTYPSEEILDGKGDVARGAELFRINCAMCHNVAGAGGALTEGKYAPALHETSALHMYAAMVTGPQNMPVFSDMNLTTEDKRDIISSLLFQQDSVSVGGFTLGSLGPVSEGLFIWIFGIGTLIAITVWITAKSN
- a CDS encoding rhodanese-like domain-containing protein, yielding MTEALDYFSAKLRLETDASDVYEAQKDGEEFVLVDVRGDEAWAQGRIAGAVHMPYRQIAERAPLELSKDVPVVVYCWSPGCNAATKGAVEFAKLGYAVREMIGGYEYWVREGQPTENDEGALPRVFDPQVRVVRERVGG
- a CDS encoding ubiquinol-cytochrome c reductase cytochrome b subunit; this translates as MTLEPASAPGPTRDKPLGGRFVGAASNYIDERTSLSGFVKELGRKIFPDHWSFMLGEIALWSFVVVLLSGTFLTFFFQASMVPTHYTGAYLPMRGVEMSAALDSTLRLSFDIRGGLLVRQIHHWAALTFVAGIGVHMLRVFFTGAFRKPRELNWVIGFVLFILAMGEGFTGYSLPDDLLSGNGLRIIDGMIKGIPLIGTWTSFLLFGGEFPGDQIVGRLYTLHILLLPAILVGLLVVHLMLMVINKHTQFAGPARSNSNVVGYPMMPVYMTKMGGFLFLTFGVIVLIASLFTINPIWNYGPYDPSPVSAGTQPDWYIGFADGMLRLIPPHLETYWFGFTWSWNILIPLGVIGLFIVLVLIYPFIEAWITGDKREHHIAQRPRNAATRTAIGAAGVTFYAVMWAAASSDLIATHFKLTMEGVIHTLQALLILGPIIAYFVTKRMCIALQKKDREILLHGYESGRIVRLPGGEYIEVHQPVDQFDRWKLVEYDAYEPLVVRPNSRGRIPWHENLRAAISRWFFEDRLTPVTQAELDAASAHQHHELDHIADEKDLEIQGAHERAGVPDAPHVPIDDGRHGETANRPSNVIIPDDDDSNGRRPKSS
- a CDS encoding protein phosphatase 2C domain-containing protein — encoded protein: MISPSFGLRAAAASDVGPHRSVNQDAAFTAAWAAAVADGVGGGPAGDIASSVFVHRLVAGARGPVDVEQLATLLRIANWDLRALVERDPSLDGMATTFTGLFVSPAGILLLAHTGDSRAYLLRDGAMSRETRDDSFVQLLIDSGVVQPADAAFHPHRNVITASLRGAEDDRIALIERPARAGDRWMLCSDGLSDYVPDQEIIGLLAVGDAQAAADSIVALALAAGTRDNVTVVVADIVDDPEWAHRPAFYGSASGRFIESLDEGLESA
- a CDS encoding heme-copper oxidase subunit III, whose amino-acid sequence is MGSVTTTQATYSQAMRSVKRPDPVAVGTIVWLGSEVMFFAGLFAIYFTLRNTSPDLWAERTVLLNIPYATVNTIILVLSSVTCQMGVFAAERFQSYRTGGFFDVRKWGMVEWFYLTFIMGAIFVSGQVWEYAQLVTEGMPINADSYASAFYLTTGFHALHVTGGLIAFLLVIGRAYAVKNFGRKEMTTSIVVSYYWHFVDVVWIALFLVIYFLK
- a CDS encoding PHP domain-containing protein, which encodes MNPYDALTEIATLLERERASRYKSKAFRAAADAIAGLTDEELRDAASLRRRKGIGDSTFAVIQEALEGGTPGYLVDLRERAGVERASTLRKLLKGDLHSHSEWSDGLTSIELMAAAGRSLGHEYLALTDHSPRLRVANGLSPERLREQRGVVAAESRDGFTLLWGIEVDILDAGELDQEPDLLDELDIVVASAHSKLRMEKAPMTGRLVAAVSNPRVDVLGHVTGRLVEGSRGTRPQSTFDAEAVFEACAAHGVAVEINSRPERQDPPDGMIGLAMELGCLFSIDSDAHAPGQLSLIDYGAERAERLGVPAERIVTTWPLERLREWTGLRREG
- a CDS encoding aromatic ring-opening dioxygenase LigA; this translates as MTDAPATADAIEPPVKRVGLVKAAGILGILAGILLIVVAIIAWIAVTSQLTAENITVPDDASAFAGQQVTGPLTAYVQAETINKHALEASGGKTYAELDQDDPVRNTVMQASFLRASLYTSVVAYGVCLFAAAVGVLAILFGWAIRRLADTPVVIKRTAFAAAP